A genomic segment from Salvelinus alpinus chromosome 8, SLU_Salpinus.1, whole genome shotgun sequence encodes:
- the LOC139583040 gene encoding TGF-beta-activated kinase 1 and MAP3K7-binding protein 2-like isoform X4: MAQGSHQIDIRVLHDLRQKFPEVPEGVVSQCVLQNDNNLDACCEYLSQVSPGYLYSEGGNLSNTDDPSFIRLRNHMTQLNLGLQSQFQNVHAAPGRDGLRMNGSRTLSHSLSDGPLQTGQTPNSDFFQQEPQSAPVQAPSSLNVFAVMEPTRKPQPPQHLGLYQLGGKGQSMGHHGQQMPRFNPITVTLAPNIQTGRNTPTSLHIHGGPHTQSGLSSPQGNSIYIRPYVTQHGGTTRQSQQQQAGRAQYSPTSQPQQQIYQISHPTSLPGSRTGPSSQQHQHGSSHTSQHQSQGHQTSHVYMPISSPTNPQAPSSILQALSGGQASSSGASSSVMPSGMSSFSQYNIQNISTGPRKNQIEIKLESPQRSNSTTTTLRTSSSPRSNSSTSSSCPSSSSSVGAAPGPTTTPLSIGGPGLSRSQPTVYISASPPTAATTTPSDEAVMVPTGSRSQPKFYITANNDDGGGRNPPTVYISAQPPPHGSQGARNMGGQVSMGPAYIHHHPPKSRASMGGAGTATSPRVVVTQPNTKYTFKITVSPNKPPAVSPGVVSPTFEATNLLSLPSDHHFVEPEPHHLSDPLSAHRERPSEPRRLSMGSDDAAYTQALLVHQKARMDRLWHELELKKRTLEKLKEEVNEMENDLTRRRLERSNSQSQIPSIEEMQQLRCKNRILQIDIDLLTKEIDLQTRGPVPPKPKEPEGQGTDRRIFNVTSTLTMEPSSAPPPPAALPLESDQEEDEGTQWSCTACTFLNHPALNRCEQCEFPRHF; this comes from the exons ATGGCCCAGGGAAGCCACCAGATTGACATTCGGGTTTTGCACGACCTGCGCCAGAAGTTCCCTGAAGTTCCAGAGGGTGTTGTGTCCCAGTGTGTTCTGCAG AACGACAACAATTTGGACGCCTGTTGTGAGTACCTGTCTCAGGTGAGCCCGGGGTACTTGTACAGCGAAGGAGGCAACCTCAGCAACACCGACGACCCCAGCTTCATCAGGCTCCGCAATCACATGACCCAGCTGAACCTGGGCCTGCAGTCTCAGTTTCAAAATGTGCATGCGGCCCCGGGACGGGACGGCCTGAGGATGAACGGCAGCAGGACTCTGTCCCACAGCCTGAGTGACGGGCCCCTCCAGACAGGACAGACCCCCAACAGTGACTTCTTCCAGCAGGAGCCCCAGTCAGCCCCCGTGCAGGCACCCTCCAGCCTCAATGTGTTTGCCGTGATGGAGCCCACGCGCAAGCCCCAGCCGCCCCAGCACCTGGGACTCTACCAGCTGGGGGGCAAAGGGCAGTCCATGGGCCATCATGGCCAGCAGATGCCCCGCTTCAACCCCATCACCGTCACCCTGGCCCCCAACATCCAGACGGGACGCAACACCCCCACCTCTTTGCACATACACGGTGGGCCCCATACACAGTCCGGACTGAGCAGTCCACAGGGTAACTCTATCTACATCAGACCTTATGTGACCCAGCATGGCGGTACGACCCGGCAAAGCCAGCAGCAGCAGGCGGGCAGGGCCCAGTACAGCCCCACCTCCCAGCCCCAGCAGCAGATCTATCAGATCTCCCATCCCACCTCACTGCCTGGCTCCCGGACAGGCCCTTCCTCCCAGCAGCACCAGCACGGCTCCTCACATACCTCACAGCACCAGTCACAGGGCCACCAGACCTCCCATGTCTACATGCCCATCAGCTCCCCTACCAACCCACAGGccccctcctctatcctccaGGCCCTCTCTGGAGGTCAGGCCTCCTCCTCCGGTGCCTCGTCCTCGGTCATGCCCTCTGGCATGTCCTCCTTTAGCCAGTACAACATCCAGAACATCTCCACCGGACCGCGCAAGAACCAGATAGAGATCAAACTTGAATCTCCTCAGAGGAGCAACTCCACCACGACCACGCTGCGCACTAGCAGCAGCCCCCGCTCcaactcctccacctcctcctcctgcccgtcatcctcctcctctgtcgGGGCAGCCCCTGGCCCCACCACTACCCCCCTGTCCATCGGAGGCCCGGGCCTAAGCCGCAGCCAGCCCACTGTTTACATCTCTGCCAGCCCGCCCACCGCTGCTACTACCACCCCCTCTGACGAGGCCGTCATGGTCCCAACCGGCTCTCGCTCCCAGCCcaagttttacattactgctaatAACGATGACGGTGGAGGCAGAAATCCTCCAACCGTCTACATCTCTGCTCAACCTCCTCCGCACGGGTCGCAGGGGGCCCGGAATATGGGGGGCCAGGTGAGCATGGGCCCCGCCTACATCCACCACCACCCACCCAAGTCCCGCGCGTCTATGGGAGGGGCAGGCACGGCCACCTCGCCCAGGGTGGTGGTCACCCAGCCCAACACCAAGTACACTTTCAAAATCACAGTGTCCCCCAACAAGCCCCCAGCAGTGTCCCCTGGCGTTGTTTCCCCAACCTTTGAGGCCACTAACCTCCTCAGCCTCCCGTCGGACCACCATTTTGTGGAGCCGGAGCCCCATCATCTCTCAGACCCGCTGTCTGCACACAGGGAGAGGCCCAGCGAGCCACGCAGACTCAGCATGGGTTCAGACGACGCTGCGTACACACAAG CCCTGTTGGTTCACCAGAAGGCCCGTATGGACCGGCTGTGGCATGAGCTGGAGTTAAAAAAGAGGACGCTGGAGAAGCTAAAAGAGGAGGTCAACGAGATGGAGAACGACCTGACTAGGAGACGGCTAGAACGATCCAACTCCCAGTCCCAAATCCCCTCG ATTGAGGAAATGCAGCAGTTACGATGCAAAAACAGGATACTGCAGATTGACATCGACCTTTTAACCAAAGAAATCGATCTTCAAACAAGAG GTCCTGTCCCACCCAAACCCAAAG AGCCAGAGGGTCAGGGGACAGACAGAAGAATATTTAATGTCACCTCCACGCTAACCATGGAGCCCTCTTCTGCCCCTCCTCCTCCCGCTGCTCTCCCTCTGG aGTCAGACCAGGAGGAAGACGAGGGGACGCAGTGGAGCTGCACGGCCTGCACCTTCCTCAACCACCCGGCCCTCAACCGCTGTGAACAGTGCGAGTTCCCACGGCACTTCTGA
- the LOC139583040 gene encoding TGF-beta-activated kinase 1 and MAP3K7-binding protein 2-like isoform X2: MAQGSHQIDIRVLHDLRQKFPEVPEGVVSQCVLQNDNNLDACCEYLSQVSPGYLYSEGGNLSNTDDPSFIRLRNHMTQLNLGLQSQFQNVHAAPGRDGLRMNGSRTLSHSLSDGPLQTGQTPNSDFFQQEPQSAPVQAPSSLNVFAVMEPTRKPQPPQHLGLYQLGGKGQSMGHHGQQMPRFNPITVTLAPNIQTGRNTPTSLHIHGGPHTQSGLSSPQGNSIYIRPYVTQHGGTTRQSQQQQAGRAQYSPTSQPQQQIYQISHPTSLPGSRTGPSSQQHQHGSSHTSQHQSQGHQTSHVYMPISSPTNPQAPSSILQALSGGQASSSGASSSVMPSGMSSFSQYNIQNISTGPRKNQIEIKLESPQRSNSTTTTLRTSSSPRSNSSTSSSCPSSSSSVGAAPGPTTTPLSIGGPGLSRSQPTVYISASPPTAATTTPSDEAVMVPTGSRSQPKFYITANNDDGGGRNPPTVYISAQPPPHGSQGARNMGGQVSMGPAYIHHHPPKSRASMGGAGTATSPRVVVTQPNTKYTFKITVSPNKPPAVSPGVVSPTFEATNLLSLPSDHHFVEPEPHHLSDPLSAHRERPSEPRRLSMGSDDAAYTQALLVHQKARMDRLWHELELKKRTLEKLKEEVNEMENDLTRRRLERSNSQSQIPSIEEMQQLRCKNRILQIDIDLLTKEIDLQTRGPHFNPSAIHNFYDNIGFLGPVPPKPKEPEGQGTDRRIFNVTSTLTMEPSSAPPPPAALPLESDQEEDEGTQWSCTACTFLNHPALNRCEQCEFPRHF; encoded by the exons ATGGCCCAGGGAAGCCACCAGATTGACATTCGGGTTTTGCACGACCTGCGCCAGAAGTTCCCTGAAGTTCCAGAGGGTGTTGTGTCCCAGTGTGTTCTGCAG AACGACAACAATTTGGACGCCTGTTGTGAGTACCTGTCTCAGGTGAGCCCGGGGTACTTGTACAGCGAAGGAGGCAACCTCAGCAACACCGACGACCCCAGCTTCATCAGGCTCCGCAATCACATGACCCAGCTGAACCTGGGCCTGCAGTCTCAGTTTCAAAATGTGCATGCGGCCCCGGGACGGGACGGCCTGAGGATGAACGGCAGCAGGACTCTGTCCCACAGCCTGAGTGACGGGCCCCTCCAGACAGGACAGACCCCCAACAGTGACTTCTTCCAGCAGGAGCCCCAGTCAGCCCCCGTGCAGGCACCCTCCAGCCTCAATGTGTTTGCCGTGATGGAGCCCACGCGCAAGCCCCAGCCGCCCCAGCACCTGGGACTCTACCAGCTGGGGGGCAAAGGGCAGTCCATGGGCCATCATGGCCAGCAGATGCCCCGCTTCAACCCCATCACCGTCACCCTGGCCCCCAACATCCAGACGGGACGCAACACCCCCACCTCTTTGCACATACACGGTGGGCCCCATACACAGTCCGGACTGAGCAGTCCACAGGGTAACTCTATCTACATCAGACCTTATGTGACCCAGCATGGCGGTACGACCCGGCAAAGCCAGCAGCAGCAGGCGGGCAGGGCCCAGTACAGCCCCACCTCCCAGCCCCAGCAGCAGATCTATCAGATCTCCCATCCCACCTCACTGCCTGGCTCCCGGACAGGCCCTTCCTCCCAGCAGCACCAGCACGGCTCCTCACATACCTCACAGCACCAGTCACAGGGCCACCAGACCTCCCATGTCTACATGCCCATCAGCTCCCCTACCAACCCACAGGccccctcctctatcctccaGGCCCTCTCTGGAGGTCAGGCCTCCTCCTCCGGTGCCTCGTCCTCGGTCATGCCCTCTGGCATGTCCTCCTTTAGCCAGTACAACATCCAGAACATCTCCACCGGACCGCGCAAGAACCAGATAGAGATCAAACTTGAATCTCCTCAGAGGAGCAACTCCACCACGACCACGCTGCGCACTAGCAGCAGCCCCCGCTCcaactcctccacctcctcctcctgcccgtcatcctcctcctctgtcgGGGCAGCCCCTGGCCCCACCACTACCCCCCTGTCCATCGGAGGCCCGGGCCTAAGCCGCAGCCAGCCCACTGTTTACATCTCTGCCAGCCCGCCCACCGCTGCTACTACCACCCCCTCTGACGAGGCCGTCATGGTCCCAACCGGCTCTCGCTCCCAGCCcaagttttacattactgctaatAACGATGACGGTGGAGGCAGAAATCCTCCAACCGTCTACATCTCTGCTCAACCTCCTCCGCACGGGTCGCAGGGGGCCCGGAATATGGGGGGCCAGGTGAGCATGGGCCCCGCCTACATCCACCACCACCCACCCAAGTCCCGCGCGTCTATGGGAGGGGCAGGCACGGCCACCTCGCCCAGGGTGGTGGTCACCCAGCCCAACACCAAGTACACTTTCAAAATCACAGTGTCCCCCAACAAGCCCCCAGCAGTGTCCCCTGGCGTTGTTTCCCCAACCTTTGAGGCCACTAACCTCCTCAGCCTCCCGTCGGACCACCATTTTGTGGAGCCGGAGCCCCATCATCTCTCAGACCCGCTGTCTGCACACAGGGAGAGGCCCAGCGAGCCACGCAGACTCAGCATGGGTTCAGACGACGCTGCGTACACACAAG CCCTGTTGGTTCACCAGAAGGCCCGTATGGACCGGCTGTGGCATGAGCTGGAGTTAAAAAAGAGGACGCTGGAGAAGCTAAAAGAGGAGGTCAACGAGATGGAGAACGACCTGACTAGGAGACGGCTAGAACGATCCAACTCCCAGTCCCAAATCCCCTCG ATTGAGGAAATGCAGCAGTTACGATGCAAAAACAGGATACTGCAGATTGACATCGACCTTTTAACCAAAGAAATCGATCTTCAAACAAGAG GACCCCACTTTAATCCCAGTGCAATTCATAACTTCTATGACAACATTGGATTCCTAGGTCCTGTCCCACCCAAACCCAAAG AGCCAGAGGGTCAGGGGACAGACAGAAGAATATTTAATGTCACCTCCACGCTAACCATGGAGCCCTCTTCTGCCCCTCCTCCTCCCGCTGCTCTCCCTCTGG aGTCAGACCAGGAGGAAGACGAGGGGACGCAGTGGAGCTGCACGGCCTGCACCTTCCTCAACCACCCGGCCCTCAACCGCTGTGAACAGTGCGAGTTCCCACGGCACTTCTGA
- the LOC139583040 gene encoding TGF-beta-activated kinase 1 and MAP3K7-binding protein 2-like isoform X6: protein MAQGSHQIDIRVLHDLRQKFPEVPEGVVSQCVLQNDNNLDACCEYLSQVSPGYLYSEGGNLSNTDDPSFIRLRNHMTQLNLGLQSQFQNVHAAPGRDGLRMNGSRTLSHSLSDGPLQTGQTPNSDFFQQEPQSAPVQAPSSLNVFAVMEPTRKPQPPQHLGLYQLGGKGQSMGHHGQQMPRFNPITVTLAPNIQTGRNTPTSLHIHGGPHTQSGLSSPQGNSIYIRPYVTQHGGTTRQSQQQQAGRAQYSPTSQPQQQIYQISHPTSLPGSRTGPSSQQHQHGSSHTSQHQSQGHQTSHVYMPISSPTNPQAPSSILQALSGGQASSSGASSSVMPSGMSSFSQYNIQNISTGPRKNQIEIKLESPQRSNSTTTTLRTSSSPRSNSSTSSSCPSSSSSVGAAPGPTTTPLSIGGPGLSRSQPTVYISASPPTAATTTPSDEAVMVPTGSRSQPKFYITANNDDGGGRNPPTVYISAQPPPHGSQGARNMGGQVSMGPAYIHHHPPKSRASMGGAGTATSPRVVVTQPNTKYTFKITVSPNKPPAVSPGVVSPTFEATNLLSLPSDHHFVEPEPHHLSDPLSAHRERPSEPRRLSMGSDDAAYTQALLVHQKARMDRLWHELELKKRTLEKLKEEVNEMENDLTRRRLERSNSQSQIPSIEEMQQLRCKNRILQIDIDLLTKEIDLQTRGPHFNPSAIHNFYDNIGFLGPVPPKPKESDQEEDEGTQWSCTACTFLNHPALNRCEQCEFPRHF from the exons ATGGCCCAGGGAAGCCACCAGATTGACATTCGGGTTTTGCACGACCTGCGCCAGAAGTTCCCTGAAGTTCCAGAGGGTGTTGTGTCCCAGTGTGTTCTGCAG AACGACAACAATTTGGACGCCTGTTGTGAGTACCTGTCTCAGGTGAGCCCGGGGTACTTGTACAGCGAAGGAGGCAACCTCAGCAACACCGACGACCCCAGCTTCATCAGGCTCCGCAATCACATGACCCAGCTGAACCTGGGCCTGCAGTCTCAGTTTCAAAATGTGCATGCGGCCCCGGGACGGGACGGCCTGAGGATGAACGGCAGCAGGACTCTGTCCCACAGCCTGAGTGACGGGCCCCTCCAGACAGGACAGACCCCCAACAGTGACTTCTTCCAGCAGGAGCCCCAGTCAGCCCCCGTGCAGGCACCCTCCAGCCTCAATGTGTTTGCCGTGATGGAGCCCACGCGCAAGCCCCAGCCGCCCCAGCACCTGGGACTCTACCAGCTGGGGGGCAAAGGGCAGTCCATGGGCCATCATGGCCAGCAGATGCCCCGCTTCAACCCCATCACCGTCACCCTGGCCCCCAACATCCAGACGGGACGCAACACCCCCACCTCTTTGCACATACACGGTGGGCCCCATACACAGTCCGGACTGAGCAGTCCACAGGGTAACTCTATCTACATCAGACCTTATGTGACCCAGCATGGCGGTACGACCCGGCAAAGCCAGCAGCAGCAGGCGGGCAGGGCCCAGTACAGCCCCACCTCCCAGCCCCAGCAGCAGATCTATCAGATCTCCCATCCCACCTCACTGCCTGGCTCCCGGACAGGCCCTTCCTCCCAGCAGCACCAGCACGGCTCCTCACATACCTCACAGCACCAGTCACAGGGCCACCAGACCTCCCATGTCTACATGCCCATCAGCTCCCCTACCAACCCACAGGccccctcctctatcctccaGGCCCTCTCTGGAGGTCAGGCCTCCTCCTCCGGTGCCTCGTCCTCGGTCATGCCCTCTGGCATGTCCTCCTTTAGCCAGTACAACATCCAGAACATCTCCACCGGACCGCGCAAGAACCAGATAGAGATCAAACTTGAATCTCCTCAGAGGAGCAACTCCACCACGACCACGCTGCGCACTAGCAGCAGCCCCCGCTCcaactcctccacctcctcctcctgcccgtcatcctcctcctctgtcgGGGCAGCCCCTGGCCCCACCACTACCCCCCTGTCCATCGGAGGCCCGGGCCTAAGCCGCAGCCAGCCCACTGTTTACATCTCTGCCAGCCCGCCCACCGCTGCTACTACCACCCCCTCTGACGAGGCCGTCATGGTCCCAACCGGCTCTCGCTCCCAGCCcaagttttacattactgctaatAACGATGACGGTGGAGGCAGAAATCCTCCAACCGTCTACATCTCTGCTCAACCTCCTCCGCACGGGTCGCAGGGGGCCCGGAATATGGGGGGCCAGGTGAGCATGGGCCCCGCCTACATCCACCACCACCCACCCAAGTCCCGCGCGTCTATGGGAGGGGCAGGCACGGCCACCTCGCCCAGGGTGGTGGTCACCCAGCCCAACACCAAGTACACTTTCAAAATCACAGTGTCCCCCAACAAGCCCCCAGCAGTGTCCCCTGGCGTTGTTTCCCCAACCTTTGAGGCCACTAACCTCCTCAGCCTCCCGTCGGACCACCATTTTGTGGAGCCGGAGCCCCATCATCTCTCAGACCCGCTGTCTGCACACAGGGAGAGGCCCAGCGAGCCACGCAGACTCAGCATGGGTTCAGACGACGCTGCGTACACACAAG CCCTGTTGGTTCACCAGAAGGCCCGTATGGACCGGCTGTGGCATGAGCTGGAGTTAAAAAAGAGGACGCTGGAGAAGCTAAAAGAGGAGGTCAACGAGATGGAGAACGACCTGACTAGGAGACGGCTAGAACGATCCAACTCCCAGTCCCAAATCCCCTCG ATTGAGGAAATGCAGCAGTTACGATGCAAAAACAGGATACTGCAGATTGACATCGACCTTTTAACCAAAGAAATCGATCTTCAAACAAGAG GACCCCACTTTAATCCCAGTGCAATTCATAACTTCTATGACAACATTGGATTCCTAGGTCCTGTCCCACCCAAACCCAAAG aGTCAGACCAGGAGGAAGACGAGGGGACGCAGTGGAGCTGCACGGCCTGCACCTTCCTCAACCACCCGGCCCTCAACCGCTGTGAACAGTGCGAGTTCCCACGGCACTTCTGA
- the LOC139583040 gene encoding TGF-beta-activated kinase 1 and MAP3K7-binding protein 2-like isoform X8, giving the protein MAQGSHQIDIRVLHDLRQKFPEVPEGVVSQCVLQNDNNLDACCEYLSQVSPGYLYSEGGNLSNTDDPSFIRLRNHMTQLNLGLQSQFQNVHAAPGRDGLRMNGSRTLSHSLSDGPLQTGQTPNSDFFQQEPQSAPVQAPSSLNVFAVMEPTRKPQPPQHLGLYQLGGKGQSMGHHGQQMPRFNPITVTLAPNIQTGRNTPTSLHIHGGPHTQSGLSSPQGNSIYIRPYVTQHGGTTRQSQQQQAGRAQYSPTSQPQQQIYQISHPTSLPGSRTGPSSQQHQHGSSHTSQHQSQGHQTSHVYMPISSPTNPQAPSSILQALSGGQASSSGASSSVMPSGMSSFSQYNIQNISTGPRKNQIEIKLESPQRSNSTTTTLRTSSSPRSNSSTSSSCPSSSSSVGAAPGPTTTPLSIGGPGLSRSQPTVYISASPPTAATTTPSDEAVMVPTGSRSQPKFYITANNDDGGGRNPPTVYISAQPPPHGSQGARNMGGQVSMGPAYIHHHPPKSRASMGGAGTATSPRVVVTQPNTKYTFKITVSPNKPPAVSPGVVSPTFEATNLLSLPSDHHFVEPEPHHLSDPLSAHRERPSEPRRLSMGSDDAAYTQALLVHQKARMDRLWHELELKKRTLEKLKEEVNEMENDLTRRRLERSNSQSQIPSIEEMQQLRCKNRILQIDIDLLTKEIDLQTRGPVPPKPKESDQEEDEGTQWSCTACTFLNHPALNRCEQCEFPRHF; this is encoded by the exons ATGGCCCAGGGAAGCCACCAGATTGACATTCGGGTTTTGCACGACCTGCGCCAGAAGTTCCCTGAAGTTCCAGAGGGTGTTGTGTCCCAGTGTGTTCTGCAG AACGACAACAATTTGGACGCCTGTTGTGAGTACCTGTCTCAGGTGAGCCCGGGGTACTTGTACAGCGAAGGAGGCAACCTCAGCAACACCGACGACCCCAGCTTCATCAGGCTCCGCAATCACATGACCCAGCTGAACCTGGGCCTGCAGTCTCAGTTTCAAAATGTGCATGCGGCCCCGGGACGGGACGGCCTGAGGATGAACGGCAGCAGGACTCTGTCCCACAGCCTGAGTGACGGGCCCCTCCAGACAGGACAGACCCCCAACAGTGACTTCTTCCAGCAGGAGCCCCAGTCAGCCCCCGTGCAGGCACCCTCCAGCCTCAATGTGTTTGCCGTGATGGAGCCCACGCGCAAGCCCCAGCCGCCCCAGCACCTGGGACTCTACCAGCTGGGGGGCAAAGGGCAGTCCATGGGCCATCATGGCCAGCAGATGCCCCGCTTCAACCCCATCACCGTCACCCTGGCCCCCAACATCCAGACGGGACGCAACACCCCCACCTCTTTGCACATACACGGTGGGCCCCATACACAGTCCGGACTGAGCAGTCCACAGGGTAACTCTATCTACATCAGACCTTATGTGACCCAGCATGGCGGTACGACCCGGCAAAGCCAGCAGCAGCAGGCGGGCAGGGCCCAGTACAGCCCCACCTCCCAGCCCCAGCAGCAGATCTATCAGATCTCCCATCCCACCTCACTGCCTGGCTCCCGGACAGGCCCTTCCTCCCAGCAGCACCAGCACGGCTCCTCACATACCTCACAGCACCAGTCACAGGGCCACCAGACCTCCCATGTCTACATGCCCATCAGCTCCCCTACCAACCCACAGGccccctcctctatcctccaGGCCCTCTCTGGAGGTCAGGCCTCCTCCTCCGGTGCCTCGTCCTCGGTCATGCCCTCTGGCATGTCCTCCTTTAGCCAGTACAACATCCAGAACATCTCCACCGGACCGCGCAAGAACCAGATAGAGATCAAACTTGAATCTCCTCAGAGGAGCAACTCCACCACGACCACGCTGCGCACTAGCAGCAGCCCCCGCTCcaactcctccacctcctcctcctgcccgtcatcctcctcctctgtcgGGGCAGCCCCTGGCCCCACCACTACCCCCCTGTCCATCGGAGGCCCGGGCCTAAGCCGCAGCCAGCCCACTGTTTACATCTCTGCCAGCCCGCCCACCGCTGCTACTACCACCCCCTCTGACGAGGCCGTCATGGTCCCAACCGGCTCTCGCTCCCAGCCcaagttttacattactgctaatAACGATGACGGTGGAGGCAGAAATCCTCCAACCGTCTACATCTCTGCTCAACCTCCTCCGCACGGGTCGCAGGGGGCCCGGAATATGGGGGGCCAGGTGAGCATGGGCCCCGCCTACATCCACCACCACCCACCCAAGTCCCGCGCGTCTATGGGAGGGGCAGGCACGGCCACCTCGCCCAGGGTGGTGGTCACCCAGCCCAACACCAAGTACACTTTCAAAATCACAGTGTCCCCCAACAAGCCCCCAGCAGTGTCCCCTGGCGTTGTTTCCCCAACCTTTGAGGCCACTAACCTCCTCAGCCTCCCGTCGGACCACCATTTTGTGGAGCCGGAGCCCCATCATCTCTCAGACCCGCTGTCTGCACACAGGGAGAGGCCCAGCGAGCCACGCAGACTCAGCATGGGTTCAGACGACGCTGCGTACACACAAG CCCTGTTGGTTCACCAGAAGGCCCGTATGGACCGGCTGTGGCATGAGCTGGAGTTAAAAAAGAGGACGCTGGAGAAGCTAAAAGAGGAGGTCAACGAGATGGAGAACGACCTGACTAGGAGACGGCTAGAACGATCCAACTCCCAGTCCCAAATCCCCTCG ATTGAGGAAATGCAGCAGTTACGATGCAAAAACAGGATACTGCAGATTGACATCGACCTTTTAACCAAAGAAATCGATCTTCAAACAAGAG GTCCTGTCCCACCCAAACCCAAAG aGTCAGACCAGGAGGAAGACGAGGGGACGCAGTGGAGCTGCACGGCCTGCACCTTCCTCAACCACCCGGCCCTCAACCGCTGTGAACAGTGCGAGTTCCCACGGCACTTCTGA